The DNA region TCGCTCCCCGAGCACGCCTCGAAAGGAGGACCATGAGCACCACCAACGTTCATGCAGATGCATTTGTTTTCTTTGGTGCGAGCGGCGATCTCGCTCGCAAACAGATCTTCCCCGCTCTGCACGCCATGGTCGCGGCGGGAGAACTCGACGTCCCTGTGGTCGGCGTGGCTCACTCCGGGTGGACGGTTGACGACCTGCGCGACCGGGCAAAGGAGTCGTGTCTGGAAAACGGTATGAAGGACGACGCCGACCTCAAGAAGCTGCTCAAGCTTCTGGACTACGTCGACGGCGACTACAAGGACGCCGGGACCTTCGACGCGCTCAAGAAGGCGCTCAAGGGCGCCTCCAGGCCGACACACTATCTCGCCATCCCGCCCTCACTCTTTGGAACCGTCATTGACGGCCTGCGCGGCACGGGCCTTCACAAGGACGCCCGCGTAATCGTGGAGAAGCCCTTCGGTCGCGACCTCGCCTCCGCCGGAAAGCTCGACGAGTTGGTCGACAGGGCATTCCCCGAGGATGCGATCTTCCGCATCGATCACTACCTCGGCAAGGACGAGATCATGAACCTGTTGTACTTCAGGTTCGCGAATTCGATCTTTGAGCCAGTGTGGAATCGCGATCACATCGACCACATCGAGATCACCGTTGCCGAGGACTTTGGCGTACAGGGACGCGGCGCGTTTTACGAGTCCGCGGGCGCACTGCGAGACGTCGTCGAGAACCACATCTTCCAGGTGGTCGCGCTGCTCGGCATGGAACCCCCCTCCTACCAGGGCTATGAAGCGGTGCAGCAGGCCAAGGAGTCGGTGTTCCGCGCCATGCGGCCGCTCGCGCGCGAAGACCTGGTGCGTGGGCAATTCGACGGATACAAGGACGAAGAGGGAGTGGCCGCCGATTCGGACGTCGAGACCTTCGCAGCCGTGCGCCTCTACATCGACTCGTGGCGCTGGTCGGGGGTGCCGTGGCTCCTGCGGACCGGCAAGAAGCTTGCCGTCACGGCCGGCGAGGTCGTCGTGTTCTTCAAGCGACCCCCCCAAGTCCTGTTCGAGGACGCCGAGGCGGACAAGACCCCGAATTACCTGCGCTTTCGACTATCGCCCATTTCAGAAATCGCACTGGCGGCCCGAGTGAAGACACCGGGCCAGGAATTCACTGGCACCCAGCAGGAGTTTGTGCTTCACACCGAGAGCCCGCTCGAGCGCGCGCCCTATGAACGGCTGCTGTCCGACGCCATGAAGGGCGACAAGGCACTGTTCACGTCCCGGGGCTCGGTCGAGGCGGCATGGCGAGTCGTCAATGACGTCCTCACCGACCACGCCGCGGCATTGCCGTACGCCCCAGGAACCTGGGGCCCCAAAGCTGCGGACGCCCTCGCGGCTGACTGGGGCGGCTGGCGCGAACCGGTCGACGACAAAGAGATAGCGGGCTCCCCATCAGGCACCACCACAACCCAGGAGAAGTCATGACAACAGACACGCCCATGCAAATCGGCATGGTGGGACTCGGTCGTATGGGAACAGGCCTTTCCAGGCGCCTCATGAAGGATGGCCACACCGTCGCCGTCAACGACGTGAGCACCGATGCCG from Demequina lutea includes:
- the zwf gene encoding glucose-6-phosphate dehydrogenase, whose amino-acid sequence is MSTTNVHADAFVFFGASGDLARKQIFPALHAMVAAGELDVPVVGVAHSGWTVDDLRDRAKESCLENGMKDDADLKKLLKLLDYVDGDYKDAGTFDALKKALKGASRPTHYLAIPPSLFGTVIDGLRGTGLHKDARVIVEKPFGRDLASAGKLDELVDRAFPEDAIFRIDHYLGKDEIMNLLYFRFANSIFEPVWNRDHIDHIEITVAEDFGVQGRGAFYESAGALRDVVENHIFQVVALLGMEPPSYQGYEAVQQAKESVFRAMRPLAREDLVRGQFDGYKDEEGVAADSDVETFAAVRLYIDSWRWSGVPWLLRTGKKLAVTAGEVVVFFKRPPQVLFEDAEADKTPNYLRFRLSPISEIALAARVKTPGQEFTGTQQEFVLHTESPLERAPYERLLSDAMKGDKALFTSRGSVEAAWRVVNDVLTDHAAALPYAPGTWGPKAADALAADWGGWREPVDDKEIAGSPSGTTTTQEKS